A stretch of Thermotoga sp. SG1 DNA encodes these proteins:
- the mtaB gene encoding tRNA (N(6)-L-threonylcarbamoyladenosine(37)-C(2))-methylthiotransferase MtaB, which translates to MRTVRIETFGCKVNQYESEYMAEQLEKAGYTVLPAGEASYYIINSCVVTQEVEKKVRRLVKSIRRKNRDAKIVLTGCFAQLSPEEAKKLPVNMVLGISEKKNIVDHLLSLNGEQKLVVSAPDSPVYEKVKGSFEDRTRAYIKVEDGCDNGCTYCAIRFARGTKVRSKPLELFKEEFEKMVMKGYKEIVITGVNLGKYGKDIGTTLVDLLKSVERVPGDYRVRLSSLNVEDITDELVEVFRDNPRLCPHLHISVQSGSDRVLKRMGRRYSSSDFLKVVEKLRSIDPDFSITTDIIVGFPGETDEDFLETVKLLEEVEFSRVHIFRYSPRPGTPASTFSDAVPEHKKKERLNILKEKAKEVSHRYKRRTVNKRRKVLAEWYIAKGVLSGYDEYYVKHEFVGDGIGMFHDVRVKSLSEEGVISCRVDLAERAVHSRG; encoded by the coding sequence ATGAGAACGGTGAGAATCGAGACCTTTGGATGTAAGGTGAACCAGTACGAAAGTGAATACATGGCCGAACAGCTCGAAAAGGCCGGCTATACCGTTTTGCCGGCTGGTGAGGCTTCTTATTACATAATAAACTCCTGCGTGGTCACCCAGGAAGTGGAGAAAAAGGTAAGAAGGCTAGTTAAAAGCATACGAAGGAAGAACAGGGATGCAAAGATCGTTCTCACAGGATGTTTTGCGCAGCTCTCTCCTGAAGAGGCAAAGAAGCTTCCCGTGAACATGGTCCTTGGAATCTCGGAGAAGAAGAACATAGTCGATCATCTCCTCTCTCTGAACGGTGAGCAGAAACTGGTGGTGTCGGCTCCTGACAGTCCTGTCTACGAAAAGGTGAAGGGAAGTTTTGAGGATAGAACGAGAGCCTACATAAAGGTGGAGGACGGATGTGACAACGGCTGCACTTACTGTGCTATAAGGTTTGCACGTGGAACGAAGGTGAGAAGCAAGCCACTGGAGTTGTTCAAAGAAGAATTCGAGAAGATGGTGATGAAGGGATACAAGGAGATCGTCATCACGGGAGTTAACCTTGGAAAGTACGGGAAGGATATCGGGACCACCCTGGTCGATCTTTTGAAGAGCGTAGAACGTGTTCCCGGCGATTACAGAGTGCGTCTCAGTTCTCTGAACGTAGAGGACATAACGGACGAACTCGTGGAAGTTTTCCGGGACAACCCCAGACTGTGCCCGCATCTCCACATATCTGTTCAGAGTGGTTCAGACAGAGTTCTGAAGAGAATGGGAAGGCGGTACAGTTCCTCCGACTTTCTGAAAGTGGTGGAAAAACTGAGAAGTATCGATCCCGATTTTTCCATAACAACGGATATCATCGTTGGGTTCCCAGGGGAGACGGACGAGGATTTCCTGGAGACTGTGAAACTACTGGAAGAGGTCGAATTCAGCAGAGTTCACATATTCAGGTACTCTCCCAGGCCAGGAACCCCTGCGAGTACCTTTTCCGATGCTGTCCCTGAACACAAGAAGAAAGAACGATTGAACATTTTAAAGGAAAAGGCAAAAGAAGTGTCTCACAGATACAAAAGGCGGACGGTGAACAAGAGGAGGAAAGTTCTTGCAGAGTGGTACATCGCAAAGGGCGTGCTTTCAGGATACGACGAATACTACGTTAAACACGAATTTGTGGGTGACGGTATAGGGATGTTCCACGATGTGAGAGTGAAGTCTCTTTCGGAAGAAGGAGTGATTTCCTGTCGTGTTGATCTGGCAGAAAGGGCGGTTCATTCACGCGGATGA
- a CDS encoding aminotransferase class IV: MLIWQKGRFIHADEFFLNYEMFDEVSQGLVYETLRTYNRVPFAAYKHYNRLMRSVSFFDIPFSMTFEEFVDILKKGTRQIDRESRIKVLLSVQTAELFFVFSPLNIPDVEEGVNVKISKVRRIPDLSTPPSLKITGRTDILLARREIGEYYDVILTGVNGQVCEGSFSNVFLVKEGRLITPSIESGILDGITRENVIKLANRLEIPLEERYVWVWELFEADEMFLTHTSVGIVPVRRLNDHLFFEEEPGPITSTLMENFEPFILNLEENWVGT, encoded by the coding sequence GTGTTGATCTGGCAGAAAGGGCGGTTCATTCACGCGGATGAATTCTTTCTGAACTACGAGATGTTTGATGAGGTTTCCCAGGGACTCGTTTATGAAACTCTGCGAACGTACAACAGAGTTCCTTTTGCCGCTTACAAACACTACAATCGACTGATGAGGTCTGTTTCTTTTTTTGATATTCCCTTTTCCATGACATTTGAAGAGTTCGTCGACATACTGAAAAAGGGCACCCGGCAGATCGATCGTGAAAGCAGAATAAAAGTGCTTCTCTCTGTGCAAACTGCTGAGTTGTTCTTTGTTTTTTCGCCGCTGAACATTCCAGACGTCGAAGAGGGAGTGAATGTGAAAATATCGAAGGTCAGAAGGATTCCCGATCTTTCCACACCGCCGAGTTTGAAGATAACCGGAAGAACAGACATTCTGCTTGCTCGAAGGGAGATTGGGGAATATTACGATGTGATTTTGACAGGTGTGAATGGTCAGGTCTGTGAAGGAAGTTTCAGCAACGTTTTTCTGGTGAAAGAAGGAAGGTTGATCACCCCCTCCATCGAATCTGGTATCCTCGATGGCATAACCCGTGAAAACGTGATAAAACTTGCAAACAGATTGGAAATTCCACTGGAAGAAAGATATGTGTGGGTCTGGGAACTGTTTGAGGCAGACGAGATGTTCTTGACCCACACGAGTGTAGGAATCGTTCCTGTGAGGAGGCTCAACGATCATCTGTTTTTCGAGGAAGAACCAGGACCCATAACATCGACGTTGATGGAAAATTTCGAACCCTTCATTTTGAATCTGGAGGAAAACTGGGTGGGAACATGA
- a CDS encoding DUF721 domain-containing protein, with protein sequence MKPIGKLFEELAGEDPLFSELKTRMLLMDWINLVSPVIARHTVVEKVENGIVHVVCDDSLWLTELSLQKDRILQILNEKAGKKMFRDMVFRRGKINGKILG encoded by the coding sequence ATGAAGCCTATTGGAAAATTGTTCGAGGAACTTGCGGGTGAAGACCCCCTGTTTTCTGAATTGAAAACGAGGATGCTCTTGATGGACTGGATAAACCTTGTGAGTCCTGTCATTGCCAGACATACGGTGGTGGAGAAGGTTGAAAATGGTATCGTTCATGTCGTCTGTGATGATTCGCTGTGGCTGACCGAACTTTCTCTTCAGAAGGACAGAATTCTTCAAATACTCAACGAGAAAGCAGGAAAGAAGATGTTCAGAGACATGGTGTTCAGGAGGGGAAAGATCAATGGAAAAATACTCGGCTGA